The proteins below are encoded in one region of Natranaerovirga hydrolytica:
- a CDS encoding S-layer homology domain-containing protein — protein sequence MRLNPLKRQIVSIITIFFVLIVSIVPSTSYALETTNDIEGHWAESIIQEMIEENIIDGYTDGTIRPDESIRRAEFAALMVKAFDLSAEAHKIFDDTSNHWAQEAVSIAYEHGIINGYNAVEFGPDDFITREQAAVIIVRALDLDIKDIKDIKDIKDIESMFSDENEMSTWAKSSVAAGVAAQLFVGYPDGTFNPKGHTTRAEASVIIYKAVEFRDSMSAEPSVEEPLVFDKAGLYGLETGTEIVHNDVIIKSPDVQLQNYIIAGDFTIAEEVGDGDVILNNIQVEGDTYIRGGGTESIYINGGQYNNIVVQRTPTGAVRIVVTGDNRLDVEIDDYAEDQIVILEGNYNQVLVTAPNVTVMTSEESSIKEIRLTEKAKDTKITTSNASIIEKVTIESIGTVFEGEKNTIKSVEGSKKNAYRDNDEVVIRETPTVRGRPSRPSTVSVRGISIEPTTMTLKEGGATSTIIATISPNNASNKRIHWQSHNESVATVDSSGLVTPVSAGSTTIAAITMDGNFTATCQVVVNGSEDNSPKIIALPAQVMADSSFNQIFTLRLENDIFTESIHLEDILLSKGFAELTASNFFRNDDATVTVSVYGNLANAEIGKITIHEDALVNSDSPLLANVEVSDMDLINVSDITVSGDAMAMVGTILTATPTPLKAEGAYQWQASNNGIDNWADIGTDSSTYEITAGDEGQYIRVVFTASGNYSGSPTSNVIGPVTTVTEYKIGDTGPAGGIVFYDKGNNDDGWRYLEVSPVSTQWSDVSWGGYGTEIGETSENIGSGALNTSHIISWLYANGETGKAAQLAHDLDVGGYNDWFLPSYDELIELSSALSPDLDYGLGQWVNFWSSTEENADYVNRIGMNGQNPYLSLMMKNGTSNARAVRGFSTEPSMTIPVQDIFLTGEAGQDAITVGETLQMLEVIFPVNADNQTVIWESSDETVAVVDGDGLVTGVAEGTATITVTTVEDGIEDIVTITVNLGEFAGGNGMSHNPFMIETAEQLNNVRNYLGEEHHDKHFIQIGDIDLGQSPWNEGNGWEPIGDMNKSFEGSYDGDGYIIEGLFINLEDEEQIGLFGATKDSIIKNVGLTGVDIKGKYFVGGLVGVNQYSTIENSYATGNVSGTEDVGGLVGANVVSTIKNSHTTCDVTGVRGLGGLVGRNYSGSDGGIFGNNTIIDSYATGNVTGTFANIGGLVGQHDSGTINRSYATGDVKGNRHVGGLVGLNHYDYKDLFDHIIKSSYATGNVTATEYTVGGLVGQNWGDIMNSYATGTVTGDYNVGGIAGDNKETIHQSYSLSVVMGNNGVGGLVGNNDGVINNVYFDKDVSGQIYSVGHPASIVGATSTAQMAQSVTYDGWDFDTIWAIEEGTYPYLQSNQQNPKPILQLSSDATVVSAKNHFSVDPINSIISDGDAELNQGSSLNAILQDLQKHPQAEWKFLYATTNVASVTEFDNGVARDLNQAVGPIDTILAVKAEDGTINVYDIEVNDLENPANFQISNAYDQEVYPYYLKEGMTYGIETSGSNMDPNLTVYSDYLLTNELAYNDDWPGIGLEARIDYESNQSQYYYVVVKAHQDSTGTGVLTVTIIK from the coding sequence ATGAGATTGAATCCATTAAAAAGACAAATCGTATCAATCATTACAATATTTTTTGTGTTGATTGTATCCATTGTACCAAGCACATCTTATGCTTTAGAAACGACGAATGATATTGAAGGGCATTGGGCAGAATCCATTATTCAAGAAATGATAGAAGAGAATATTATTGATGGATATACTGATGGGACCATTAGACCAGATGAATCTATTAGACGCGCTGAATTTGCAGCACTAATGGTTAAAGCATTTGATTTAAGTGCCGAAGCCCATAAAATTTTTGATGACACATCAAACCATTGGGCCCAAGAGGCGGTTTCTATTGCTTATGAGCATGGTATTATAAATGGTTACAATGCAGTAGAATTTGGACCAGACGATTTTATCACACGGGAACAAGCAGCAGTAATAATTGTTAGAGCGTTAGATTTAGATATAAAAGATATAAAAGATATAAAAGATATAAAAGATATAGAGAGTATGTTTTCTGATGAAAATGAAATGAGCACTTGGGCAAAATCCAGTGTAGCAGCAGGAGTAGCAGCTCAATTGTTTGTTGGATATCCGGATGGTACCTTTAATCCTAAAGGTCATACAACAAGAGCAGAAGCAAGTGTTATTATATATAAGGCTGTGGAGTTCAGAGATTCAATGAGTGCAGAACCTAGTGTAGAAGAGCCTTTGGTATTTGATAAAGCGGGTCTTTACGGATTAGAAACAGGAACTGAAATAGTCCATAACGATGTTATTATAAAATCCCCTGATGTTCAATTACAAAACTACATAATTGCAGGAGATTTTACCATTGCAGAAGAAGTTGGTGATGGGGATGTGATTCTTAATAATATTCAAGTGGAGGGAGACACCTATATAAGGGGTGGTGGAACAGAAAGTATTTATATTAACGGTGGTCAGTATAATAACATTGTCGTTCAACGGACGCCTACAGGTGCAGTTCGTATTGTAGTAACAGGAGACAATAGACTGGATGTAGAGATAGATGATTATGCTGAAGATCAAATTGTAATTTTAGAAGGAAACTATAATCAAGTTTTAGTGACAGCGCCTAATGTGACAGTGATGACTTCTGAAGAAAGTAGCATTAAAGAAATTAGGTTAACTGAAAAAGCAAAAGATACTAAAATCACAACGTCTAATGCAAGTATAATAGAGAAAGTAACCATAGAAAGTATTGGAACTGTTTTTGAAGGCGAGAAGAACACCATAAAGTCAGTAGAAGGTTCTAAAAAGAATGCCTATAGAGATAATGATGAAGTGGTTATAAGAGAAACCCCAACAGTTAGAGGTCGTCCTTCAAGGCCTTCAACAGTGTCAGTCAGGGGCATAAGTATTGAGCCAACAACAATGACTTTAAAAGAAGGTGGCGCAACAAGTACAATAATAGCAACAATAAGCCCAAATAATGCCAGCAATAAAAGAATTCATTGGCAATCACATAATGAATCAGTTGCAACAGTGGATAGTAGTGGTTTAGTAACACCTGTTAGTGCAGGTTCTACAACAATTGCAGCCATAACAATGGATGGTAACTTTACAGCAACATGCCAAGTGGTTGTGAATGGGTCAGAAGATAATAGCCCAAAAATTATAGCATTGCCAGCACAAGTTATGGCAGATAGTAGTTTTAATCAAATATTTACATTGCGTCTTGAGAATGATATCTTTACAGAATCAATTCATTTAGAAGACATTTTACTCAGTAAGGGATTTGCTGAATTAACTGCAAGTAACTTCTTTAGAAATGATGATGCTACAGTAACCGTATCGGTGTATGGCAATTTAGCAAATGCAGAGATAGGAAAAATCACCATACATGAAGATGCCTTAGTAAATAGCGATAGTCCATTATTAGCAAATGTTGAAGTGTCAGATATGGATTTGATAAACGTAAGTGACATTACTGTGAGTGGAGATGCTATGGCTATGGTAGGCACAATATTGACAGCAACGCCAACGCCATTAAAAGCAGAAGGCGCTTATCAGTGGCAAGCCAGTAATAATGGAATAGACAACTGGGCGGATATAGGTACAGATTCCAGCACCTATGAAATAACTGCTGGAGATGAAGGCCAATATATTCGAGTTGTATTTACTGCTTCAGGAAATTATTCTGGTAGTCCAACAAGTAATGTAATTGGACCAGTAACAACGGTAACAGAATATAAAATTGGAGACACAGGACCAGCAGGTGGTATTGTCTTTTATGATAAAGGCAATAATGACGATGGTTGGAGATACTTAGAAGTATCACCTGTATCTACCCAGTGGAGTGATGTTAGCTGGGGTGGTTATGGAACTGAAATAGGTGAGACATCTGAGAACATTGGATCAGGGGCTTTGAATACTAGTCATATTATTAGTTGGTTATATGCCAATGGAGAAACAGGTAAAGCTGCGCAATTAGCCCATGATTTAGATGTGGGAGGATATAACGACTGGTTTTTGCCTTCTTATGATGAGCTCATTGAACTGAGTAGTGCGTTATCACCAGATTTAGATTATGGTTTGGGTCAGTGGGTGAATTTTTGGAGTTCAACTGAAGAAAATGCAGACTATGTCAATAGAATTGGAATGAACGGACAGAACCCCTATTTAAGCTTAATGATGAAAAATGGTACTTCAAATGCTCGGGCCGTACGAGGGTTTTCTACAGAACCAAGTATGACCATTCCAGTTCAAGACATATTTCTGACAGGAGAAGCTGGGCAAGATGCTATAACTGTTGGAGAGACGCTACAAATGCTGGAAGTGATTTTTCCAGTCAATGCTGATAATCAAACGGTTATTTGGGAGTCCAGCGATGAAACAGTAGCCGTTGTCGATGGCGATGGTTTAGTAACAGGCGTAGCAGAAGGAACAGCGACAATCACGGTAACAACAGTAGAAGATGGTATAGAAGACATTGTAACCATTACAGTTAATTTAGGAGAATTTGCCGGTGGAAATGGAATGTCACACAACCCATTTATGATTGAAACAGCGGAACAGCTCAATAATGTTCGCAATTATTTGGGTGAAGAGCATCATGACAAACACTTTATTCAAATAGGAGACATTGATCTAGGACAGTCACCATGGAATGAAGGGAATGGCTGGGAGCCTATTGGTGATATGAATAAGTCTTTTGAGGGCTCTTATGACGGAGATGGGTATATTATAGAAGGGCTTTTTATTAACCTAGAAGATGAAGAACAGATTGGATTGTTTGGTGCTACTAAGGATTCTATAATAAAAAATGTTGGGTTAACAGGAGTGGATATAAAAGGTAAGTATTTTGTTGGTGGTTTAGTAGGAGTAAATCAATATAGTACCATTGAAAACTCATATGCCACAGGTAATGTATCGGGTACAGAGGATGTAGGTGGATTGGTTGGTGCAAATGTTGTTAGCACAATAAAAAATTCCCATACCACATGTGATGTTACAGGAGTAAGAGGATTGGGTGGTCTAGTTGGAAGAAATTACTCGGGTAGCGATGGGGGGATATTTGGCAATAATACTATTATAGATTCCTATGCAACGGGTAATGTAACAGGAACTTTTGCTAATATAGGTGGTTTAGTAGGACAGCATGATTCAGGAACCATCAACAGGTCTTATGCCACTGGTGATGTCAAGGGCAATAGACACGTAGGAGGATTAGTGGGATTAAATCATTATGATTATAAAGATTTATTTGACCATATAATTAAAAGCTCTTATGCTACAGGCAATGTAACAGCTACTGAATATACTGTTGGTGGTTTGGTAGGACAAAATTGGGGAGACATAATGAACTCATATGCGACAGGAACAGTTACAGGAGATTATAATGTAGGTGGTATAGCTGGTGACAATAAAGAAACAATCCATCAATCTTATAGTTTATCCGTTGTAATGGGAAATAATGGAGTAGGTGGATTAGTAGGCAATAATGATGGGGTGATAAATAATGTCTACTTTGATAAAGATGTATCTGGTCAGATTTATTCCGTAGGTCATCCAGCATCAATAGTAGGGGCAACTTCTACAGCGCAAATGGCACAGTCGGTGACTTATGATGGTTGGGATTTTGATACCATATGGGCAATTGAGGAAGGTACCTACCCATACTTACAAAGCAATCAGCAAAACCCTAAGCCTATCCTTCAGTTAAGTAGTGACGCAACAGTCGTATCGGCTAAAAACCATTTTTCAGTGGACCCTATAAATAGCATTATATCCGACGGCGACGCTGAACTGAACCAAGGAAGTAGTCTTAATGCAATATTACAAGATTTACAGAAACATCCACAAGCAGAGTGGAAGTTTCTATACGCTACTACAAACGTCGCTTCGGTAACAGAATTTGATAATGGGGTAGCTCGTGATCTTAATCAAGCAGTGGGACCCATAGATACAATACTGGCAGTTAAAGCAGAGGATGGAACAATTAACGTGTATGACATTGAAGTAAATGATTTAGAGAATCCTGCTAACTTTCAAATCAGCAATGCTTATGATCAAGAAGTCTATCCTTACTATCTAAAAGAAGGAATGACTTATGGAATTGAAACATCCGGTAGTAACATGGATCCAAACTTAACAGTATATAGCGATTATTTATTAACAAATGAGTTGGCGTATAATGACGATTGGCCGGGTATAGGTCTAGAAGCAAGAATTGACTATGAATCCAATCAGTCACAATACTACTATGTTGTGGTAAAAGCACATCAAGACAGCACAGGCACAGGAGTGTTGACGGTTACCATTATCAAATAA
- a CDS encoding RNA-binding domain-containing protein produces the protein MQTKESYNVEFKEEVTKTFLKTVSAYANYNDGEIIFGVDDYGDVVGIKGSSKEESLRIKNMINDSLAPLPNFDIHAREVGDKTIIIVEVKKGPDTPYYYRGKAYKRADTATIEVDRFELRRLDMEGINMHYEDKKASSQDLNFNVLEDKLKKEAGIECIDLDILKTLNLVHKNGYYNTAGELLADQNEIVFSGIDIVKFGKDINKILYRKTISHVSLLTQFHSSIDIFEQYYIYEEIDGYNRIKKELIPKEAFRESLGNAIVHRVWDTNAYIQVAMYEDRIEINSPGGLPAGISKKEYLYGNISVLRNPIIAGVFNRLNIIEKFGTGIARINKEYIHSITKPDFDVSENSIRIILPVTEIDKIDLSKDESLIYELLKEEVELSRRELDFKTGFDKSKTLRILNRLVDKNIISKLGEGAAVTYRLK, from the coding sequence ATGCAAACGAAAGAAAGTTACAATGTGGAATTCAAAGAAGAAGTCACAAAAACATTTTTAAAAACGGTGAGTGCATATGCTAATTATAATGATGGAGAAATCATATTTGGCGTAGATGACTATGGAGATGTGGTAGGTATAAAAGGGAGTTCAAAAGAAGAATCATTAAGAATTAAAAATATGATTAATGATTCTCTTGCTCCGCTTCCGAACTTTGACATTCACGCTAGGGAAGTAGGAGATAAGACGATCATTATTGTAGAAGTTAAAAAAGGACCAGATACGCCTTACTATTACAGAGGAAAAGCTTACAAAAGAGCAGATACGGCAACCATAGAGGTAGATAGATTTGAACTTAGAAGATTAGATATGGAAGGCATTAATATGCATTATGAAGATAAAAAAGCATCTTCTCAAGACTTAAACTTTAACGTATTAGAAGATAAGTTGAAAAAGGAAGCGGGAATAGAATGTATTGATTTAGATATTCTAAAAACCCTCAATTTAGTTCATAAAAATGGGTACTACAATACTGCTGGAGAGCTTTTGGCAGATCAAAATGAGATAGTGTTTTCAGGGATTGATATCGTTAAATTTGGGAAGGATATCAATAAGATTTTGTATAGAAAAACAATAAGCCATGTATCATTATTAACGCAATTCCATAGCTCCATAGATATTTTTGAACAATATTATATATATGAAGAAATCGATGGATATAACAGAATTAAAAAGGAGTTAATTCCCAAAGAAGCTTTTAGAGAGTCTTTGGGAAATGCCATTGTGCATAGAGTGTGGGATACCAACGCCTATATACAAGTAGCAATGTATGAAGACAGAATTGAAATCAACTCTCCTGGAGGGTTGCCGGCAGGTATTTCGAAGAAAGAATATTTATATGGGAACATTTCAGTTTTGAGAAATCCAATAATAGCAGGAGTTTTTAATAGACTAAATATTATTGAAAAGTTTGGGACTGGAATAGCAAGAATTAATAAAGAGTATATTCATAGCATAACTAAGCCCGATTTTGATGTAAGTGAAAATAGTATTAGAATCATACTTCCAGTGACAGAGATTGATAAAATAGATTTATCTAAAGATGAAAGCCTTATTTACGAGTTGCTAAAAGAAGAGGTAGAACTTTCAAGAAGGGAGCTTGATTTTAAAACCGGATTTGATAAGTCAAAGACCCTTAGGATATTGAATCGTCTTGTAGATAAAAACATCATAAGTAAATTAG